DNA from Candidatus Hydrogenedentota bacterium:
AACCCACATCGGCCGGAGAGATCTTGCCGGTTCCTGAAACGCAGGCCTTGACTCATTTGCGCCCGGGCGACATGTGGCGCGGAATACCCACTCATTTCAATGACCGGCTATCGCGCGGCGTCAAGCGCCTTGTGAGCGCACCTGCGCGCGTGTCGCGGTTGGATTCTTATGCTGTGGCGAGGTTGAACTGACATGCTCCCGTCGGAACTGATGCAACAGATACGCCGGATACAAATCCGGACCAGCCGGATGGTGAATGACGTCGTGGCGGGCCAGTACGAGAGCGTGTTCAAGGGCCAGGGCATGGAATTCAAGGAAGTACGGGAATACGTGCCCGGCGACGACGTGCGTGCCATTGACTGGAACGTAACGGCGCGCACGGGCCATCCGCACGTGAAGGTGCTGGCGGAAGAGCGGGAAATGACCGTGATGCTGCTGGTCGACGCGAGCGGTTCGGGCCGGTTCGGCAGCAGGGGGAGGTTCAAGTACGAGGTGGCCGCGGAACTGTGCGCGGTGCTCGCATTCTCCGCGATTCACAACAACGACAAAGTCGGCTTGCTCGTGTTCACGGACAAAATTGAACTGTATGTGCCTCCCAAGAAAGGGCGTCAGCATGTGTTGCGGGTTATCCGCGAAGTGCTGTTCTTCAAGCCGAAAGGCCGCCGCACGGACATACCCGCGGCGCTGCATTACCTCAACAGCGTGGTCAAGCGGCGCGCCGTCGTTTTCCTGGTTTCGGATTTTCTCGCGGACGGCTACGAAACGCCGCTGCGCATCGCGAACAAGCGCCATGACGTGATTGCCGTGGCCGTGACCGATCCGCGGGAAGAAGAGTTGCCGGACGTGGGCCTGCTCTGCGTGCGCGACACGGAAACGGGCCGCGAAACCCTTGTGGATTCGAGTAATCCCGAGGTGCGCCGCCAGTACGCGCTGGCGGCGCGCAAGCGCGCGGAACAGCGGGACGCTATCTTCCGCCGCACCGCGGTGGACGCAATACGTGTGCGGGCCGACGAAGAGCGGTCCTATTTCAACGAACTGTATCGCTTCTTCCTGATGCGCGAACGGCGCCGGGCGACGGCGTGAGGATTCGGGCATGAGGCGCTGGATGTCATGGGTCTTTGTGATTGGCGGCGGCATGGCCGCGGCCGCGCCCGTGGATGTCGTAACGACGCTGGAGCCGCCCTGCGTGCCGTTTCATCGCACCGCCGTGCTCACGATTACCGTCGAAGCCCCCGGCGACGCCGAGGTGGCCATCCCGCCGCTGCCGAAGATGGACGGGGTGGAAGTGACGGCGCAGGGGCCGGAACGCGAGACGCTCGAAGCCGGGCGGCAGCGCGTCCGGCAACGCTACGTGGTGGACGCCGTGCGCGCGGGTTCCTATCTGGTGCCGTCCGTCGAGGTTGCGGCGGAGGAAGACCAGCACGCAGCCACGGCGCCCCTGATGCTCGAGGTGCGCGATCTCACGGATCAGGAGAAGGAGCAGGTTCAGCAATTCGGTCTTGGCGCGGCGCCCGGCGTGTTCTTGCCGCGTCCGCCTTTGGGCTGGCCCGCGCGCCTGTTTGCGGTGCTGGCGCTGCTGCTCGCGATAGCGGCCGTTGTCCTGGCCGTGCTGCGGTATCGCCGGAGGACAGGCGCGCCCGTTGCGCCGCCGTTGCCGCCATGGGAAGTGGCGCGGCAGCGGCTTCGCGCGCTGGCGATGCGGCAGTTGCCGGAAGCGGGCAAGCACGAGGCGTACTATGTCGACCTGACCGCCATTCTGCGTTATTACATTGAAGACCGTTTCCACTTGCGCGCGCCCGAACAGTCGACGCCGGAGTTTCTGGACAGCGCATCGGGCAGCGGCCTGTTTACGGAAGAGCAGCAGAACGCTCTGGCCCATTTCCTGCGCCATTGCGACCGCGTGAAGTTCGCCCTTTATAAGCCGTCTTATGAGGAAATGACGAACGGGTTCGCGCTTGTCACGCGGTTCGTCGATGACACGGTCATGCGCGCGCCGGAGGCGGACAAAAGGGTTGCCGCATGAACGCGCTGAATACATTCCATTTCAACGCGCTCAGCCATCCCTGGGCGCTATTGCTGCTGGCGGCGGTGGCTGTGGTGCTCGCGGTGGAATTGTTCGCGGGCGCGGCGGCAGCGCTGAATATCTCGACCGGCGAGATTCTCGCGCGTCTGCCGGGCGGGCGCCGTGCGGCCATTGCGCGGCGCGTTCCGGCGGTCCTCCGCGCCTTCGGTCTCTCGCTGCTGATCTTCGCGCTGGCGCGGCCCTTGAGCGGGCAGCGGCTGCGCAAGGACCGGGAGAATATCATCGATATCATTCTCTGCCTTGACGTCTCGGGCAGCATGACGCAGCAGGATCTCTATCTGGGCGGCCGCCCGCGCGACCGGCTCTATGTGGCGAAAGAGGTGGTTCGCGACTTCATCCAGAGCCGCAAGACGCTGGATACGGACCGCTTCGGCATGGACCGTATCGGCCTGATTTTCTACGCCGGGTTCGCGTGGACACAGTGCCCCTTGACGCTGGACTACGAAGTGCTCGAACATGAACTGAACCTGGCCCAAGTCGACGACCAGGACCCGCGCAAGAATGGCACCGCGATCGGATCGGCCATCGGGTTGGCCGTGCGGCGGCTCAGTCAGAGCGAAGCCAAATCCAAAGTCATCATTCTCCTGACCGATGGCCTCAATAACCGGGGCGAACTCGACCCGATCACGGCGGCGGACGTGGCGAAATCCTACGGTATTCGCGTGTATACGATAGGGGCCGGCTCCGCGGAGGAAGGCGTGACCCTTGGCCCGGGCGGTCTTCCCATGCTTGCGAATCCGATCGATGAAAAGGCGCTCGAACGCATTGCGCAGACGACGGGCGCGCGCTATTACCGCGCGACGAGCACCGAATTGCTGCGCGAGGCATACGCGGAGATCAGCGCACTCGAGACGACGGAAATCGAGATTGGCGACTACTACGAATACAAGGAGGCGTTTGTCCCCTACGCGGTGTTGGGCGGGCTCGCGCTGCTGGCGTCGATCGTAACGCGGCGGCGCTGGTTCGAGCCGATACCGTAAGAG
Protein-coding regions in this window:
- a CDS encoding DUF58 domain-containing protein, whose protein sequence is MLPSELMQQIRRIQIRTSRMVNDVVAGQYESVFKGQGMEFKEVREYVPGDDVRAIDWNVTARTGHPHVKVLAEEREMTVMLLVDASGSGRFGSRGRFKYEVAAELCAVLAFSAIHNNDKVGLLVFTDKIELYVPPKKGRQHVLRVIREVLFFKPKGRRTDIPAALHYLNSVVKRRAVVFLVSDFLADGYETPLRIANKRHDVIAVAVTDPREEELPDVGLLCVRDTETGRETLVDSSNPEVRRQYALAARKRAEQRDAIFRRTAVDAIRVRADEERSYFNELYRFFLMRERRRATA
- a CDS encoding VWA domain-containing protein, with amino-acid sequence MNALNTFHFNALSHPWALLLLAAVAVVLAVELFAGAAAALNISTGEILARLPGGRRAAIARRVPAVLRAFGLSLLIFALARPLSGQRLRKDRENIIDIILCLDVSGSMTQQDLYLGGRPRDRLYVAKEVVRDFIQSRKTLDTDRFGMDRIGLIFYAGFAWTQCPLTLDYEVLEHELNLAQVDDQDPRKNGTAIGSAIGLAVRRLSQSEAKSKVIILLTDGLNNRGELDPITAADVAKSYGIRVYTIGAGSAEEGVTLGPGGLPMLANPIDEKALERIAQTTGARYYRATSTELLREAYAEISALETTEIEIGDYYEYKEAFVPYAVLGGLALLASIVTRRRWFEPIP